Proteins co-encoded in one Bacillus infantis NRRL B-14911 genomic window:
- a CDS encoding RNA polymerase sigma factor: MHRDLKLIQKIIKKGNEEAANELVSLYYREIYHYVYKQTLDQEQSKDLTQEIFINMLHGLHQFEGKRALFRTWLYKIATYKIVDYYRSKHYKASRRMADIEDLEIGSHEDSSESILQKEEIEAVLAVLDRMEASYQQIFRMKLFGEQTFQEIASSLQVPESTVKTKYYRSLKFIREEAKKEGFTHAER, translated from the coding sequence ATGCATCGGGACTTAAAGCTCATACAAAAGATAATTAAAAAGGGAAACGAAGAGGCAGCGAATGAGCTGGTGTCCCTTTATTATCGCGAAATCTATCATTATGTCTACAAACAGACTCTTGATCAGGAGCAATCCAAGGATTTGACCCAGGAAATTTTCATTAATATGCTGCATGGACTTCATCAGTTTGAAGGAAAGAGGGCCCTTTTCCGCACCTGGCTGTATAAAATAGCAACCTATAAAATTGTCGATTATTACAGGTCAAAGCACTACAAAGCAAGCAGGAGGATGGCGGATATAGAAGATCTTGAAATTGGCAGCCATGAAGATTCTTCTGAGTCTATTCTGCAAAAAGAAGAGATAGAAGCAGTTTTGGCCGTGCTGGATCGAATGGAAGCTTCGTATCAGCAGATATTCCGGATGAAGCTGTTTGGCGAGCAAACCTTTCAGGAAATTGCCTCTTCACTTCAGGTTCCAGAATCAACAGTAAAAACAAAGTATTATCGCAGCCTCAAATTTATCAGAGAGGAAGCTAAAAAGGAGGGATTTACGCATGCAGAAAGATAA
- a CDS encoding MDR family MFS transporter: protein MAEQKNVNLVVAGLLLGILMAAMDNTIVATAMGTIVADLGGFEQFVWVTSAYMVTVMAGMPIFGKLSDMYGRKRFFIFGLAVFLIGSALCGLAQSMVQLSVYRAIQGVGGGALMPIAFTIVFDIFPPEKRGKMTGLLGAVFGTASVLGPLLGAFITDWISWHWVFYINVPIGIVSVFLIIKYYHESNDYQRQKIDWAGAFTLVAAVVSLMFGLELGGKEFAWDSFQIIGLFAGFVFFFIAFLWVETRADEPIISFWMFKRRLFATSQILAFLYGGTFVVLAVYIPIFVQAVYGGSAKNAGLILTPMMLGSVAGSAIGGIFQTKTSYRNLMVISVISFFAGMLLLGNMTPDTARWALTLFMILTGFGVGFSFSLLPTASIHNLDPRYRGSANSTNSFLRSLGMTLGITIFGIVQQNVFADKLQNAFKGMQGGGAMPMGDPQQLFEPAERAKIPAPVLDKIIAGMSDSITIIFMLALIPIGIAAVTILFMGKERVEINKKIEKPQE from the coding sequence GTGGCAGAACAAAAGAATGTAAATCTTGTAGTGGCAGGGCTTCTGCTGGGCATCCTGATGGCAGCGATGGACAACACGATTGTTGCCACAGCGATGGGGACCATTGTGGCAGACCTGGGCGGATTCGAACAGTTTGTCTGGGTTACTTCAGCCTATATGGTCACCGTCATGGCGGGCATGCCGATTTTTGGGAAGCTTTCCGATATGTACGGCCGCAAGCGCTTTTTTATTTTTGGACTGGCTGTATTCCTGATCGGCTCTGCCCTTTGCGGGCTTGCCCAGTCGATGGTCCAGCTCAGCGTTTACCGGGCTATCCAGGGGGTTGGCGGAGGAGCCCTCATGCCGATAGCTTTTACGATTGTATTTGATATTTTTCCGCCTGAAAAACGGGGGAAAATGACCGGCCTTCTCGGGGCTGTGTTCGGGACAGCCAGTGTCCTGGGCCCGCTGCTCGGAGCATTCATTACAGACTGGATCAGCTGGCATTGGGTTTTCTACATAAATGTACCGATCGGGATCGTTTCCGTCTTCCTGATCATCAAGTACTATCATGAATCCAATGACTATCAAAGGCAGAAAATTGACTGGGCCGGTGCTTTCACCCTGGTGGCTGCAGTTGTCAGCCTTATGTTCGGCCTTGAGCTCGGCGGAAAGGAATTCGCCTGGGACTCTTTCCAGATTATCGGACTGTTCGCGGGCTTTGTCTTCTTTTTCATTGCGTTCCTGTGGGTGGAAACGCGGGCGGATGAACCGATCATTTCTTTCTGGATGTTCAAGCGCCGCCTTTTTGCAACTTCCCAGATCCTTGCATTCCTTTACGGCGGCACCTTTGTCGTCCTGGCTGTGTACATCCCGATTTTTGTCCAGGCCGTGTACGGGGGATCAGCCAAAAATGCCGGTCTGATCCTGACGCCGATGATGCTTGGTTCTGTAGCAGGAAGCGCCATCGGGGGGATCTTCCAGACAAAAACCAGCTATCGGAATCTGATGGTCATCTCGGTCATTTCCTTTTTTGCAGGCATGCTTCTGCTTGGCAATATGACACCTGATACAGCCAGATGGGCTTTGACTCTGTTTATGATCCTCACCGGCTTTGGAGTAGGGTTTTCATTTTCGCTGCTTCCGACAGCATCCATCCATAACCTGGATCCGAGATACCGCGGTTCAGCCAACTCAACGAACTCATTCTTGCGTTCGCTTGGCATGACGCTTGGCATTACCATCTTCGGAATCGTCCAGCAGAATGTATTTGCTGACAAACTGCAGAATGCTTTTAAAGGCATGCAGGGCGGCGGGGCAATGCCGATGGGTGACCCGCAGCAGCTGTTCGAACCGGCAGAGCGGGCGAAAATTCCGGCTCCGGTTCTTGATAAAATCATTGCAGGGATGTCAGACAGTATCACCATCATATTTATGCTGGCCCTCATCCCGATCGGCATTGCGGCAGTGACCATTCTCTTTATGGGAAAAGAACGCGTGGAAATCAACAAGAAAATAGAAAAGCCGCAGGAGTAG